From Seriola aureovittata isolate HTS-2021-v1 ecotype China chromosome 20, ASM2101889v1, whole genome shotgun sequence, a single genomic window includes:
- the plod2 gene encoding procollagen-lysine,2-oxoglutarate 5-dioxygenase 2 isoform X2, with amino-acid sequence MEYLKFCFVFSFWIKFSNCVYSTETPQAPAPLPKEKLLVLTVATEETDGFLRFMQSANYFNYTVKVLGMGDAWKGGDVGRSIGGGQKVRLLKEAMEALADQEDLVVLVVDSYDLIFAGGPEEILRKFQQANHKVLFAAEGLIWPDKRLADKYPSVRSGKRYLNSGGIIGYAPYINRIVSQWNLHDNDDDQLFYTKIYVDPLQRQTLNMTLDHKCQIFQNLNGAVDEVLLKFGTDRVRVRNTVYDSLPVVVHGNGNTKMYLNYLANYVPNAWNYEHGCSHCDDDVVDLSQLKDFPNVWVGVFIEQPTPFLPEFFQRLLTLDYPKDKLKLFVHNNEVYHEKHIQKFWEENRNVFKSFKVVGPEENLSQGEARNMGMDLCRKDATCDYYFSIESDVMLTNRQTLKLLIEQNRKIIGPLVTRHGKLWSNFWGALSLDGYYARSEDYVDIVQRKRVGVWNIPYMAHVYLVKGNVLRNEMKERNYFVLEKLDPDMALCRNARELGIFMYLTNRHDFGRLISTANYNISHYNNDLWQIFENPVDWKEKYIHQNYTRIFTENRMEEPCPDVFWFPVFSEKACDEIVEEMEHYGSWSGGKHEDKRIAGGYETVPTDDIHMKQIGFDKEWLHFIREFISPVTLKVFSGYYTKGYALMNFVVKYTPERQAYLRPHHDSSTFTINIALNNKDTDFQGGGCRFHRYNCSIESPRKGWTFMHPGRLTHLHEGLPTTNGTRYIAVSFIDP; translated from the exons aAAAATTGCTTGTCTTAACTGTTGCAACGGAGGAAACAGACGGCTTCCTCCGCTTTATGCAGTCTGCAAACTATTTCAACTACACTGTGAAG GTGTTGGGAATGGGAGACGCATGGAAGGGCGGTGACGTGGGACGTTCTATCGGTGGAGGGCAGAAAGTCAGACTACTGAAGGAGGCCATGGAGGCTCTGGCTGACCAGGAGGATCTTGTTGTCCTTGTCGTGGATAG CTATGATCTTATCTTTGCCGGGGGACCAGAGGAGATTCTCAGGAAGTTCCAGCAAGCCAATCACAAAGTGCTCTTCGCTGCAGAGGGACTGATATGGCCAGATAAGCGACTAGCTGACAAGTACCCATCAGTACGCAGCGGCAAGCGCTACCTCAACTCCGGAG GTATAATCGGCTACGCCCCGTACATAAACAGAATAGTTTCACAGTGGAACCTccatgacaatgatgatgaccAGCTCTTCTACACCAAAATATACGTGGATCCTTTACAAAGA CAAACTCTCAATATGACTTTGGACCACAAGTGCCAGATTTTCCAGAACCTGAACGGGGCAGTTG ACGAAGTGCTTCTCAAGTTTGGAACAGACCGAGTGAGAGTTAGAAACACAGTGTACGACTCTCTGCCAGTGGTTGTCCATGGCAACGGAAACACCAAA ATGTACTTGAACTACTTAGCCAACTATGTCCCCAATGCATGGAACTACGAACATGGATGTAGCCACTGTGATGACGATGTTGTGGACTTGTCTCAGTTAAAA GACTTTCCAAATGTGTGGGTTGGAGTGTTCATTGAGCAGCCAACTCCATTTCTTCCAGAATTCTTCCAGCGGCTGCTGACCCTGGATTATCCAAAGGATAAACTCAAACTTTTTGTCCACAATAAT GAGGTTTACCACGAGAAGCACATCCAGAAGTTCTGGGAAGAGAACAGGAATGTGTTCAAAAGTTTCAAGGTTGTGGGACCAGAAGAAAATTTGAGCCAAGGGGAGGCCAGGAACATGGGCAT GGATCTTTGCCGTAAGGATGCCACATGTGACTACTACTTCAGCATAGAATCAGACGTCATGCtcaccaacagacagacactgaagctcCTCATTGAGCAGAACAG aaaaataattggtCCCCTTGTCACTCGTCACGGCAAGCTGTGGTCCAACTTCTGGGGAGCCTTGAGCCTGGATGGTTATTACGCTCGCTCTGAGGATTATGTCGACATTGTGCAGAGAAAACGCGT GGGTGTGTGGAACATTCCTTACATGGCACATGTATACCTTGTCAAGGGCAATGTCTTgaggaatgaaatgaaagagaggaaCTACTTTGTTCTGGAGAAACTGGACCCAGATATGGCTTTGTGTAGAAATGCAAGAGAACTG GGAATCTTCATGTACTTAACAAACCGTCACGACTTTGGGAGGCTCATTTCCACAGCCAATTATAACATTTCTCATTACAACAATGACTTGTGGCAGATATTTGAAAACCCTGTG GACTGGAAAGAGAAGTACATCCACCAAAACTACACTCGAATTTTCACTGAGAACCGCATGGAAGag CCGTGCCCAGATGTTTTCTGGTTCCCAGTGTTCTCAGAGAAGGCCTGTGATGAAATAGTCGAGGAGATGGAGCACTACGGTTCATGGTCTGGAGGCAAACATGAG GACAAGAGGATTGCCGGAGGCTATGAGACCGTGCCGACGGACGACATTCATATGAAGCAAATCGGGTTTGATAAAGAGTGGCTACACTTCATCCGAGAGTTCATATCACCCGTCACGTTGAAAGTTTTCTCTGGCTACTACACAAAG GGTTACGCTTTAATGAACTTCGTGGTGAAGTACACGCCTGAGAGGCAAGCGTACCTGAGACCCCACCATGACTCCTCCACCTTCACCATCAACATCGCCCTCAATAACAAAGACACAGATTTTCAG GGTGGGGGCTGCCGTTTCCATAGGTATAATTGCTCCATAGAGTCACCGAGGAAAGGCTGGACCTTCATGCACCCAGGACGACTGACTCATCTCCACGAAGGCCTGCCCACCACCAATGGCACCCGCTACATCGCAGTGTCTTTCATTGATCCTTGA
- the plod2 gene encoding procollagen-lysine,2-oxoglutarate 5-dioxygenase 2 isoform X1: MEYLKFCFVFSFWIKFSNCVYSTETPQAPAPLPKEKLLVLTVATEETDGFLRFMQSANYFNYTVKVLGMGDAWKGGDVGRSIGGGQKVRLLKEAMEALADQEDLVVLVVDSYDLIFAGGPEEILRKFQQANHKVLFAAEGLIWPDKRLADKYPSVRSGKRYLNSGGIIGYAPYINRIVSQWNLHDNDDDQLFYTKIYVDPLQRQTLNMTLDHKCQIFQNLNGAVDEVLLKFGTDRVRVRNTVYDSLPVVVHGNGNTKMYLNYLANYVPNAWNYEHGCSHCDDDVVDLSQLKDFPNVWVGVFIEQPTPFLPEFFQRLLTLDYPKDKLKLFVHNNEVYHEKHIQKFWEENRNVFKSFKVVGPEENLSQGEARNMGMDLCRKDATCDYYFSIESDVMLTNRQTLKLLIEQNRKIIGPLVTRHGKLWSNFWGALSLDGYYARSEDYVDIVQRKRVGVWNIPYMAHVYLVKGNVLRNEMKERNYFVLEKLDPDMALCRNARELTSHREKDSPSPESFHMLRPPKGIFMYLTNRHDFGRLISTANYNISHYNNDLWQIFENPVDWKEKYIHQNYTRIFTENRMEEPCPDVFWFPVFSEKACDEIVEEMEHYGSWSGGKHEDKRIAGGYETVPTDDIHMKQIGFDKEWLHFIREFISPVTLKVFSGYYTKGYALMNFVVKYTPERQAYLRPHHDSSTFTINIALNNKDTDFQGGGCRFHRYNCSIESPRKGWTFMHPGRLTHLHEGLPTTNGTRYIAVSFIDP; the protein is encoded by the exons aAAAATTGCTTGTCTTAACTGTTGCAACGGAGGAAACAGACGGCTTCCTCCGCTTTATGCAGTCTGCAAACTATTTCAACTACACTGTGAAG GTGTTGGGAATGGGAGACGCATGGAAGGGCGGTGACGTGGGACGTTCTATCGGTGGAGGGCAGAAAGTCAGACTACTGAAGGAGGCCATGGAGGCTCTGGCTGACCAGGAGGATCTTGTTGTCCTTGTCGTGGATAG CTATGATCTTATCTTTGCCGGGGGACCAGAGGAGATTCTCAGGAAGTTCCAGCAAGCCAATCACAAAGTGCTCTTCGCTGCAGAGGGACTGATATGGCCAGATAAGCGACTAGCTGACAAGTACCCATCAGTACGCAGCGGCAAGCGCTACCTCAACTCCGGAG GTATAATCGGCTACGCCCCGTACATAAACAGAATAGTTTCACAGTGGAACCTccatgacaatgatgatgaccAGCTCTTCTACACCAAAATATACGTGGATCCTTTACAAAGA CAAACTCTCAATATGACTTTGGACCACAAGTGCCAGATTTTCCAGAACCTGAACGGGGCAGTTG ACGAAGTGCTTCTCAAGTTTGGAACAGACCGAGTGAGAGTTAGAAACACAGTGTACGACTCTCTGCCAGTGGTTGTCCATGGCAACGGAAACACCAAA ATGTACTTGAACTACTTAGCCAACTATGTCCCCAATGCATGGAACTACGAACATGGATGTAGCCACTGTGATGACGATGTTGTGGACTTGTCTCAGTTAAAA GACTTTCCAAATGTGTGGGTTGGAGTGTTCATTGAGCAGCCAACTCCATTTCTTCCAGAATTCTTCCAGCGGCTGCTGACCCTGGATTATCCAAAGGATAAACTCAAACTTTTTGTCCACAATAAT GAGGTTTACCACGAGAAGCACATCCAGAAGTTCTGGGAAGAGAACAGGAATGTGTTCAAAAGTTTCAAGGTTGTGGGACCAGAAGAAAATTTGAGCCAAGGGGAGGCCAGGAACATGGGCAT GGATCTTTGCCGTAAGGATGCCACATGTGACTACTACTTCAGCATAGAATCAGACGTCATGCtcaccaacagacagacactgaagctcCTCATTGAGCAGAACAG aaaaataattggtCCCCTTGTCACTCGTCACGGCAAGCTGTGGTCCAACTTCTGGGGAGCCTTGAGCCTGGATGGTTATTACGCTCGCTCTGAGGATTATGTCGACATTGTGCAGAGAAAACGCGT GGGTGTGTGGAACATTCCTTACATGGCACATGTATACCTTGTCAAGGGCAATGTCTTgaggaatgaaatgaaagagaggaaCTACTTTGTTCTGGAGAAACTGGACCCAGATATGGCTTTGTGTAGAAATGCAAGAGAACTG ACcagtcacagagaaaaagactcCCCTTCTCCGGAATCATTCCATATGCTCAGGCCCCCAAAG GGAATCTTCATGTACTTAACAAACCGTCACGACTTTGGGAGGCTCATTTCCACAGCCAATTATAACATTTCTCATTACAACAATGACTTGTGGCAGATATTTGAAAACCCTGTG GACTGGAAAGAGAAGTACATCCACCAAAACTACACTCGAATTTTCACTGAGAACCGCATGGAAGag CCGTGCCCAGATGTTTTCTGGTTCCCAGTGTTCTCAGAGAAGGCCTGTGATGAAATAGTCGAGGAGATGGAGCACTACGGTTCATGGTCTGGAGGCAAACATGAG GACAAGAGGATTGCCGGAGGCTATGAGACCGTGCCGACGGACGACATTCATATGAAGCAAATCGGGTTTGATAAAGAGTGGCTACACTTCATCCGAGAGTTCATATCACCCGTCACGTTGAAAGTTTTCTCTGGCTACTACACAAAG GGTTACGCTTTAATGAACTTCGTGGTGAAGTACACGCCTGAGAGGCAAGCGTACCTGAGACCCCACCATGACTCCTCCACCTTCACCATCAACATCGCCCTCAATAACAAAGACACAGATTTTCAG GGTGGGGGCTGCCGTTTCCATAGGTATAATTGCTCCATAGAGTCACCGAGGAAAGGCTGGACCTTCATGCACCCAGGACGACTGACTCATCTCCACGAAGGCCTGCCCACCACCAATGGCACCCGCTACATCGCAGTGTCTTTCATTGATCCTTGA